AAGCAGGCGTTTTGCTACCTGAGTGGCGTCTTTTTTCAAACCTTTCAGCCGGGCCAGTGCTTCCGCTGCTTTCACCTGATCGTCATCGGCGCGCAGGCGCGGAATGGTTTTCTGCCGCGCCCCCTGCTGGTCGTATATCACCGGCAGCAGGTTTTCATCAAAGCGCACGCTGAAGCTGCGGGTGCCAAAATCAAAGGTCAGCGCCTGTGCATCATCCAGGCCCAGCGTCGGCGTCAGTCGGTCTTGTAGCTGCTCTTCGCTCAGACCGCGCGCGTCGGCAACCTCTTCAAGATACTGCTCCGCGCTGTCGCGCAGCGGGCGGGATTTAGCGCGTTGGGAAATATGGTGCAGTTGCAGCAGCGCCATATCGCTGCCGATGCGGGTGAGGATATTGAGCCCGCTGGCGGCACGGGCGGATTTCCCCTCCTGCGGCCAGGCAAGGATCAGTTGAGTTAAATCACGCACCGTACTCTCATCGCCGAACAGCCCCAGTATCTGAAACGCCCAGTTCTCTTTGGCGGGAGCCCCGGCGTTTTGCCAGGCGTTAAACAGATCCCAGGCAAAAGCGGCTAACGACTGGGGCTGGCAGGTGGCTTTGACGATATCCAGCCCGCAGTAATGATGGCCGCCCTGGGCGAAACGCAGCATCTCTCCGAGGATCTCCAGCGCATCGTCCGTCAGAGGCTGGTCGTTACTGATAAGCCGCGGCCTGCGCCAGAGCGCGGGCTGCCAAAAATCCGACGCTTTCGATGTGCGAGCCGGGTAGTTGTCCAGCGGATCCTGAGTTAACAATAGTTCCAGTGCCGCCCACAGCTGCGGTTCGTTCCAGCGTAGGGCGACCGTTTGCAGTAGCGCTTCGTGACCTTGCTGGTACAGCAGGCGCAGGGCGTTAATCGCCGCTTCGCGGTTATCGCCAGCTTTGTCGAACGCCTGCGGGATTAGCGCGGTGGCGGCGTGTTCCGGCCATTGCAGTAGCCACTGGCGAGCGAGATTGCTCTGTGCCTGGAAACGCCGCCAGAGGCGGGCGACCGGTAGCGCCAGTTCCGTCGCACCGATATGAATCAGCAGCGGAAAGATCTCTTTTGGCCGATGCTGAAGCGCCAGCTGTAGTCCGGGCAGGGCATCCGTCCCGAGGATGCTCAGCAGATATTCAGCCCCGACAAATTTGAAATTCTCTTCATTGATGCGCTGCCAGAGCGTGACAGCCTGCTCGCGCGGCAACTGCATCAGTAGATAAAGATTCCAGTGTTCGTTGGGGTTATAGCCTCCTTCAAGATAGTCTCGCCAGGCCTGCAGCAGCACCTCGCTTTCGCCGCTGTGCAGCGCCTTGACGGCCGCTTTATACCATCTCTTCTCATTTCCGTATGCGCTATATCCAGACCACAAATGCCCTGACTGCCCGTTAAGCGTATATTGATGGAACAGATAATCCATATCCTCAAAGCCCAGCTCCCGTAATACAACCTCTCCTTTGCGGGTAAGGCGTTCAGACAGCGGCAGGTCGTTAAAGAAGCAGGCCGGTTTGCTGGTGGCCAGTGCCTCTCTTTCCCCCGGTTGCCAGTATTCCTGCGGAGCAACCTGGAGTACGGGAAGCTCAAAGCGTGGGCTTGCAGCTTTTTTCTTTTTGCCGCGCCACGGCGGTGAGAGCAGGATTTCCGGCAGGCTGGCGTTATCGGTAGTGAGGAGAGGGGCTGAGGTCTGCTCCTCTGAGCGGAGCTGTAACAGTGCAGCGGCTTGTGGCGTCAGCCATGGCAGTATTTGCTCAACCATTGATGGTTGCGCTGTGAGTAATACCTGCAACAGGGATTGCCAAATCGCCTCCAACTTGGGCTGACGGCTCTCACGTTCTTGTAGATCTGGTTCGTCTCCCCATTTATTTAACCAGCCTAAGTGTCCTGCCACGTTTTTTTGCGCCAACAGTTCCGCCAGCGCAGCCAGCGTTGCCTGTGGAAAGAGTTTGGCGCATTTGTTCACGCGCGCCATGCTGCGTTGATTTTTATCCGCTACGTGTAGCAATAAGGTCACGGCTTGCGGATGGTCGATCTGCGCCAGCAGTCCGGCGCAATCGTCACCATGAGCATAAGGAGCCAGGCGTGATACTGCCGTCAACCCCTGTTCGCGCAGCAGCGCGGCACAGGCAGCGTAACCATAATGGTTTTCGTACCAGGCATCGCTAGTTTCGTGGTTATTAAACACGTCCATTTTGCGCAGCTTTACCAGCGTTCCGGGAACGACGGTTATCACCGTTTTCAGCCACTCTGTCGATGAAGACGGCTGTGTCGCCATCTTAGTGGCTATATCTGCTCTTTCAGGCAGTAGTATCGCCATTAACGGGCGGCGATCTGGCGGAATATCAGGAAGCGCGGCAATAAGTTTGTTGGTACAGTGCTGCCACAGCTCCTCTTCTGCCAACGAAAAATGCTTGCGCAGACGGATATCGAATTCATGATAGGTACAGGATCGCCACACATATTGCCTGGCGAAGGGAGAAAAAGTGACGGTGTTTGTCGATCGCCAGACATTGGAAGTATCGTATTGAATACCTATCTTCTGCCGTTCAATGACCACCTCAGTGGCGTACTCCAACCCTTCCTGTTGAACGATCGCATCCAAATATTCAGCATGGTGACTGTCACTGAGCTCTACTAGTACCGCTATTACACGGGCAGGCATAGCTGGTTTAGGCGCGTTAATGTAGCTAATCGCCTGCTCTATAGCCTGCTGCCACTGCTCGTCACATTCGCCATAATGAAATGTTGTCGGTTGCGTGTTCCCGAAGCGTTGCTGCAAATCATTCGCCAGCGCCTGAATGCGCCCCTCTTCAACCCGCGGCACTGGTTCGCCCGGCCAGCGGCGATGGCTTAACGGCTCTTTGCCCTTTTTAAAGGTCAATTCCAGCTGCGCGTCATCCGCCAGCCATGGTGGTGTTACTGCGTTGTGCATAAACATTCCTTGTTCTATTCAAATAGCGCGTCAATGTCGTTAATCAGTTCGCTGGCGCTGACGCTATCCAGGACGGAGAACGTCGCGTCCTGCGGACCGTTGC
This Klebsiella sp. RHBSTW-00484 DNA region includes the following protein-coding sequences:
- a CDS encoding DUF4132 domain-containing protein: MHNAVTPPWLADDAQLELTFKKGKEPLSHRRWPGEPVPRVEEGRIQALANDLQQRFGNTQPTTFHYGECDEQWQQAIEQAISYINAPKPAMPARVIAVLVELSDSHHAEYLDAIVQQEGLEYATEVVIERQKIGIQYDTSNVWRSTNTVTFSPFARQYVWRSCTYHEFDIRLRKHFSLAEEELWQHCTNKLIAALPDIPPDRRPLMAILLPERADIATKMATQPSSSTEWLKTVITVVPGTLVKLRKMDVFNNHETSDAWYENHYGYAACAALLREQGLTAVSRLAPYAHGDDCAGLLAQIDHPQAVTLLLHVADKNQRSMARVNKCAKLFPQATLAALAELLAQKNVAGHLGWLNKWGDEPDLQERESRQPKLEAIWQSLLQVLLTAQPSMVEQILPWLTPQAAALLQLRSEEQTSAPLLTTDNASLPEILLSPPWRGKKKKAASPRFELPVLQVAPQEYWQPGEREALATSKPACFFNDLPLSERLTRKGEVVLRELGFEDMDYLFHQYTLNGQSGHLWSGYSAYGNEKRWYKAAVKALHSGESEVLLQAWRDYLEGGYNPNEHWNLYLLMQLPREQAVTLWQRINEENFKFVGAEYLLSILGTDALPGLQLALQHRPKEIFPLLIHIGATELALPVARLWRRFQAQSNLARQWLLQWPEHAATALIPQAFDKAGDNREAAINALRLLYQQGHEALLQTVALRWNEPQLWAALELLLTQDPLDNYPARTSKASDFWQPALWRRPRLISNDQPLTDDALEILGEMLRFAQGGHHYCGLDIVKATCQPQSLAAFAWDLFNAWQNAGAPAKENWAFQILGLFGDESTVRDLTQLILAWPQEGKSARAASGLNILTRIGSDMALLQLHHISQRAKSRPLRDSAEQYLEEVADARGLSEEQLQDRLTPTLGLDDAQALTFDFGTRSFSVRFDENLLPVIYDQQGARQKTIPRLRADDDQVKAAEALARLKGLKKDATQVAKRLLPHLENALRLARSWNRAEFQALFVDHPLTSHLTRRLVWGVYAPNEPRRLLNAFRVAAEGEFCDSLDETIALPEDAVFGIAHPLEMGDKTCAAFEQILNDYLLLQPFRQLARRTVLLTPAEAASSKLTRWQGKSTTCGQLLGIRGRGWWQANENCFYYDLPQHRLILEVSPGFVHYNIDAKASQQFGTITLYRDERPAAFSQLDSQDLSEALSTVDIIFR